The genomic interval agacctgtccccttttgaaaacatttggtgcattgtGAAATGACACATACAGAAAAGAAGATTCAAGTTGTtaagcagctgcaatcctatgtcaagcaagaatgggaaaacattccactttcaaaaactacagcaattggtctcctcagttcccaaatgcttatagagtattgttaaaagaagaggtgatgcaacacagtggtaaacatccCCCTGttccaacctttttgaaacatgttgctggcatcaaactaaaaataaacatttttttaaactaaatgaTGTTCATGGTAGAGCAGCTGTCCCTGAAGCTGTATCAGTTGATTATGTCAATATTAGATATATTGGGCCCGAGCTACAGAACATTAttgatataaaatgttttagaaactATTAAAGCTATATCAGTTGGTTATTtccatatatattttaatgggtttgagctattgacatttctgtgAATTAATGTTATAAATACTATTACTTCCTAAATTAGAATACTGAACGATGTTCACGGTAGGGCAGTTGTCCCTGACACTATAGCAGATGGTctatgaaaacatttacattgggTCTGAGGTAttgacctttattttaataacagcGATAAAGGTATTTTTACTTTGACAATTTTTATAACAATGATCACGTAAATGGTAGGGCACTGAATTCTGAGCTctttatacactgaacaaaattataatcgCAACacctttgtttttgcccccatttatcatgagatGAACTCAAAAATacaagactttctctatgtacacaaaaggcctatttctctcaaatattgttcacaaatctgtctaaatatgtgtcagtgagcacttctcctttgccgagatattACATCcaactcacaggtgtggcatatcaagatgctgattacaacagcatgattattggacagatgtgccttaggctggccacaataaaaggtaaTTCTAacatgtgcagttccatcacacagaaGAAAGCCACAGATGTCCCAGGTTTTGAGGCCACGTGctattggcatgctgactgcaggaatgtccaccagagctgttgcccttGAATTGAATGATCATTTcactaccataagccatctccaaaggcatttcagagaatttggcagtcatcctcacaaccgcagaccatgtgtaaccacaggacctactgtgatggtaattccatcgatcaaaactttttacaggacaatcatcagtacttataggggaaaaaagggtgtggtaagttgctgcccatctgtcttatttcacataggttttacccaaagggtgagCTGTCCCAccccttatccttcctgccataatgtttactgttgtatatcttcctctatcctgtcctaaaacccctTGGTCTGCATCTTGTGTATGAGcatattttgaatgtaataaaatggAGAATGAAGCGATTTACGTTTACCTCgccacctcatacttcctttaccacagcacaaccaacattcctttacttatctaaacatggggactcaatactttaatcaataagaatacatcagttcaagaaatgtccatgacactccacatccagcatctttacctccaagatcgtccagccacccggacagctgctgcaacaattggtttgcataaccaaaggatttctgcacaaactgtcagaaaccatctcagggaagctcatctgcatgctcgttgtcctcatcggggtctcgacctgactgcagttcatcgtcgtaaccgacttgagtgggcaaatgctcacattcgatggcgtctggcactttggagaggtgttctcttcacggatgaatcccggttttcacggTACAGTGGATATTGGCAGACAGcatgtatggcgttgtgtgggtgagcggtttgcggatgtcaacgttgtgtatcgagtggcccatggtggcggtgtgGCTATgatatgggcaggcgtgtgttatgtaCAAACGAACACAGGTGGATTtaattgatggcattttgaatgcacagagataccgtgacgagatcctgaggcccattgttgggCCATTTGTCCACAaccatgttgcagcatgataatgcaaggatctgtacacaattcctggaagatgaaaacatcccagttcttgcctGGCCATcatactcactggacatgtcacccattgagcatgtttgggatgctctggatcaacgtatacgacagcgtgttcctgGTCCTGCAAATATctagcaacttcgcacagccattgaagaggagtggaacaACTTTGCACAAGCCACAAACAACAAGCTGAATAACTCTGTgggaaggagatgtgttgcactgcgtgaggcaaaagGTGGtgacaccagatactgactggttttcggacccccccccaaacccccccaatacagtgaaactgcacattttagagtgtcgttttattgtggccagcctaaagcacacctgtgcaataatcatgctgtctaatcagcatcttgttatgccacacctgtgaggtggataagcttggcaaaggagaagtgctcactgacacagatttagacagatttgtgaacaatatttgagaaacatatgccttttgtgtacatagaaaaagtcttagatcgttgagttcagctcatgataaatgggggcaaaaacaaaagtgttgcttttataattttgttcagggtagttgttgttgaagtctaacacttccccgagttggtttattggaaaggagaataacacaccaggagtcaggtcaattccaATTCTGTAtcatccatttattacagaagcttctgtagAGTGTCGCCCCACAATGTCCAAAGAtcaacagtcacatcagcattattcaTACTTCAAACACACCTAAAAGTGGAGGCATTAAGCTAgccaagcaagtgtgccattggtccaatttatgttctataccttatatgtgtaaatgaaGCCCAAGCATCATCTTTGCCCTTTATGTTttcctgtcttgtctgtcagactatgtgtgtgtgtagttaacctgtttcctgtttctcaaaagacagacatgctaaatctttctctcccctgcAACAGCTTGAACAGGATTTCCTGTTCTCcaacttgcaccttcagttttagctcatgttccaaacacttaatattttgcttcattgcttacaacagttcaataacttatacaatcaatatatctacattgttttgatgttttttcgGTTGCAATGTAATTGGCGTTTGTCATTAAACACGATAATCATTATGCACTTTTAACACGCTCCCTTAACTGAGAATACACGGAGAATCCGCTATAGACGTGACTAATGTTGTCTTTTGAAAATTGAACACAACAGAGAAAACAAGGAGTACGTGTTGCTTGTTCGCTATCGCTAGCACATTCAGAATATGTAATAGctgtctttctggcaggtttCGTTGAGGAAGTATTGACAATCAAAATCCGAATCTTGAATATAAAGCTAACTTCACCGCAGTCTTCATCTCAGTAGGGGCTACATCCCTCAAAGCGACGCGGACGTCCACCACGGTCACATGGACGTTCtcgctagggggagccctcgagTGGATGTTTAGTAGGACGGACGAGTGACGAGGGATGTTGTGCTGGATGTTGAGCTGGACGGACTGGCGATGAGGATGGAGGGCATGGTCCGGACGGACAGGAAAGTGGCCTGAATGTCAGCATCCAGCTCTAACTGGATGTACATTGAAGCGAACTGGATTTTTTGTGTATGAGCATATTTTGAACGTAATAAAATGGAGAATGAAGCGATCATCAATCaaattggccctcatttatcaaaagtgcgtacaccaaatttccagcgtacacctggcgtacacccaaaaccacggtgactttgagatttatcaatatggacgttggcgtacggcactctcaaatcctacgccagctcaggaggtggtgtacgcacgttttgagttagtgcggaaatgcgcatgttgagttaaatgttctcatcatttatgttatattgtgttttttaattatgatactgactgttgtatacccaaaattgtgcaagagttaattgtgcgcatgtgtgaagagaccggacttttattttgacctgtctcaagtaaaaaatgtgtagccgtatactcagcccctgctacagttccctcgtgcactgatgttatgccagtgcagagatgtgaactgaaaataaaacagtattaatagttatatttggagtgatctttggtggatggatgaaaacaaaatattgcacatggacatggcggagagaaatgaaaccttaacagcgcagaaaagaaaatcctaacgcactgacaaactaaaagatatgatatattatgacccactgtaaaaaaaaacaacaacaacatagtaaTTATAAagttcagtgtttatttttgtacaacatggacttcaatgtttaatttgtgtgactttaccaaagcatttgatttatatgtattccttcagatgcgagcctgtgcgctttacatgacgtttcagggttgggcccggcagttgcgcgcggactgggttcagtaataaaaggcttttaatgaccaaaatataattcagactgacaaaataataaaaatgacattcttcttcttttaaataataataatagaaataataataacgacattcttcttctaaataacaataaacgtcattaataataaaaatcataaaataataagacgaatattacaaattgtcatgcaattattaatgtgaatgaatggtactccacatcacatcatcatcatcactattgAACACCCCAATACATGTGACGTGATAcgaaatgaaatgctaattgttTCAAACGCGTGCTGTAAAATGCATTGTGATAGGTCATTTGCTCATCCAAACAGCTTTATAAACTGGATTTCCACCGTACAATTTTATTTCTCAATCgtcacgtcagagaagtttctcttttttgccgtcttccgtgtgtccatggcgtaaaatgagggcgtgggggaagcggagacttgaatatataggggcgtgttattctaatgacgatcgtctTCAGCcacggcatttatcaagggcaggtattgcatacacctggattttaaaggtacgcacagcttcataaatcaggcggtgagaggagtgtaagcaaaatcttacgccaacttatacgcccgtttctacgcaaaaattataaatgagggccaaagtcaccgtggttttgggtgtacgccaggtgtacgctggaaatttggtgtatgcacttttgataaatgagggccactgtcactactggtagcatgaggcggtacctgcagcccattcaggttgcacaggcagtccagctcctccaggatggctaatccatatgtgccgtcgctAGTAGGTTTCCTGTGTCTCTGAGtatagtctcaagagcatagaggagatacAAAGGGATgagccgttacacgaggagagctggctAGGGCCGTAGACCTTGTTGTGCATACAATATGCACAGTCGAGGCCGTCGGCTTTCTTGCAGAAAACACCCTCAGACGAAAATGTTTGCTCTGtttcaaaatatgaaatgtttttgaatactgtccttcaatacatttcatagttGCCAATTTTGAAGAACAGTCCACTACTGTAATCACTTCTGTAGACTTTATATacatgtgctggtcataaaattagaatatcatcaaaacgtTGATTTATATCAgcatttccattcaaaaagtgaaacttgtatattatattcattcattgcacacagactgatggtttggggtgctatgtcatctgctggtgttttccactgtattttctgaggtccaaggtcaatgcagctgtctaccaggaagttttagagcacttcatgcttcctgctgctgaccaactttatggagatgcagatttcattttccaacaggacatggcacctgcacactgtgccaaagctaccagtacctggtttaaggaccatggtatctctgttcttaattggccagcaaactcgcctgatcttaaccctatagaaaatctatggggtattgtgaagaggaagatgcgatacgccagacccaacaatgcagaagagctgaaggccactatcagagcaacctgggctctcataacacctgagcagtgccacagactgatcgactccatgccacgccgcactgctgcagtaattcaggcaaaaggagccccaactaagtattgagtacTGTACATGCTCAAACTTtccatgttcatacttttcagttggccaacatttctaaaaatatgctTTTTGCGTATTCTTGGGGTGGCTGATTCGCAGCTCCAATCCCCTCCCCCATGAACCATTTACTGAGTACTGAAAGAATTCAAATGTGTCATAACAGAgtgtttattatattttcataaGTATTATCAATTGATAAGGCACTCTGTTTTTACAATTTATTAACATAGCCACtcgtttaaatatatattgtcatggggttttatttttgttcgtttttatatttaattaaacataatatGTGACAAATCTTAGGACTTTTCAAAATTGGAAATGCAGACTTCTCGAGTGAGCAACAGGTTGCAGTGCGCGTCCTAATGGTACCCTCCACCCGCTTTCAACATCACTCATCGCCGTCCGTCCTGCTCAACATCCActcgagggctccccctagcgaGGACGTCCATGTGACCGTGATGGACCGTCGCTCAGAGGATTGTAGCTGCCTCTCCTTCATGTCAGTCATTATCTATAAAAGATCACCTGCAACACGGTTACAAGAGGATACTTTATCGACTCAACGGGTGACTTTTAATTTGCCTACTATTAACAAAGTGATGGTATTTTGCCTTAAACATGGAAATGTTTAATTACCCAGTGTTCTTCGAGCTGGACAATTTTGATCCAgtacaaaaagaaaagacagaaaagtACTTTAAGGTTCGTCGGAAGTCTGGTGGTGGAGACTGCAGCTCTATAAACCAAGTTCGTGATAACGTTTACAAGATTGCATTTAAAGACCGGGCAGGTATGGACATTCGAAGATTGCTTCTTATactttaatgtaaaacaaacacataagaCTTTTTATTAGAAATATGTAAGGGTTTCACTTTCAGATTTAGCCTGAATTGCCTAATGCATGCACCCAccttaaaaataacaacaaaaaaagaacgaGACATCAATCTGCCAGTTTCACTTTCAGGTGTAATTTTTGTCtatgcacacacaaaacactgaacTTTTTTATGATGGGAAAGATTACATTTTGAAGCTTTTTATTAGTGTACATTGTAAAGGTAGCACTGCTTTTTGGACACGTTATTGTAAATACAATTCCTATTCATCTTATGTCAGTACAATGCAAATAGAAATGTTGCTTTTTACAAACATCCTACATACTACATATTCCGGTGCACAGCAATGTTATTAACATTGCAGGTTAGTTACGTGGTAACTTTGTATTGTTTGTTATCTGCAAAGGTTTTTGAGATATGTATACACCTGTATTTGCTTAATTGAACTACTTATTTATCTGTATTTTACTTTTAACATAAACATCATGGCACAATATGACCGAAACGTTCCACACAAATGATTGTTTGTTTAACGATTAGTCTAAAGTTCTTTAACGAAGGTGCAAATATTTACCATTAACTAGCAAAAGGCTGAATGCATTGTTATTATTCTAATGGTATTGTTATTGTCTGTAATACTAGTAAAACTGAAGATCATGCCTCTCTACCTTATTATAATTACTAATATGCATGAACAACCTATACATTGTATATCCTCCAGCCCAGGAGAGAGTACTTCAGAAAGCCCATCATGTGTTGGAGCTACCTGGGGGAACTCGCTCTCTCAAAGTAAGAGGCAGCCTGGATCCTTCAACCACAACACACTGCTCTGACATCGGACAGTTGGTGAGGCCTGAATTTAAAgactatacagtacacataggTCAGAAAGGTTAATCAAACAGGTTAGTGGATCTGGAGGCGAACACAGTCTCCGAAATGGACAAATTCCAAACTGGTCATCTGATAATCCagaatgtacagtgagggaaataattatttaatcccctgctgattttgtaggttttcccactgacaaagaaattatccgtctataattttaatggtaggtttatttgaacaatgagagacagaatattaacaaaaaaatcCGGAagaacacatgtcaaaaattctatgaattgatttgcattttaatgagtaaataagtattcgacccgtctgcaaaacatgacttagtatcTCAGGGGGGATTTTGTcacactcctctttgcagatcttctccaagtcattaaggtttctaGGCTGATGTTTGGTAACTTGACCCTTCAGCTTCCcttcagattttctatgggattaaggtctagaGACAGGCTAGGCCGCTCCAGGACCTTAATTTGCTTCTTCTTGAGGCACTGCTTTGTTGCaatggccatgtgttttgggtcactgtcatgaTGGAATACACATCCACgtcccattttcaatgccctggctaagggaaggaggttctcacccaatatttgacggtacatggccctgtccatcgtccctttgatgcagtgaagttgtcctgtccccttagaggaaaaacaccccaaagcataatgtttccacctccatgtttgacggtggggatggtggtcTTGGGGTCacaggcagcattcctcctcctccaaacacggcgagttgagttgatgccaaagagttcgaattttgtctcatctgacaacTACACTTTctcccagttctcctctgaatcattctgatcttcattggcaaacttcagacaggcctgtacatgtgctttcttgagcaggggaaccttgcgggcgctgcacgatttcagtccttcacagcataGTGCTACTGATTGTTTTCATGGTGACTacggtcccagctgccttgagatcattgacaagatcctcccgtgtagttttgggctgattgcttactgttctcatgatcattgcaactccacaaggtgagatcttgcatggagccccagacggagggagattgactgttcttttgtgtttcttccatttgcgaataatcacaccaactgttgtcaccttctaaccaagctgcttggcgatggtcttgtagcccattccagccttgtgtaggtctacaatcttgtccctgacatccttggacagctatttggtcttggccatggtggagattttggaatctgattgattgattgcttctgtggacaggtgtcttttatacaggtatcaagctgagatttggagcactccctttaagagtttGCTCCTAAAGACATCTGGGAACCAGAAATATTTGATTGAGagaggatcaaatacttttttcattcattaaaatgcaaatcaattcataacatttttgacatgagtttttctggattaatttctttgtcagtgggcaaacgtacaaaatcaataggggatcaaatacttttttccctcactgtgtaTTAGGGTCGAcctgtaataataaatatataaatataagcACATGCTTAATAGAATATTGTAATAAATAGAGATATGTGATGTGTAAAATGACTATTGACTTCTTTCCATCTGTCCCTATCCATCCCTCCTACTCTGATAAGGCATCACCACCTGATGGCCCAGAGCATGAACTTCATCTAGATTCTTACCTCCTGCGCTACCTAAAGGAGAGCCCTGGGGCTGGACGAGACCTTCAGCAAAAGCTGTCCTCTTTGCGCTGCTCTGTCCAGCTCCTTTCAGAGGAGGGGAGAGCAGTAGTTAGAGGCTCAGGCCAAGCTGAGTCATGCAGAGCTGGGGTTGAGGATGGTATTGAGCTGGGACGATGGAAGTTAGAGGTAGAGAAACTGTTTGAACAGCTCGTGGACCGGTACAAATGCCACTATGAAGTAGACCCACGTAAGGTCCACACTCTGCTGCAGAGCAGTACCCTGGGTTCAGAGGATGTGAGGATGTAcggggaggggggagaagggTTTGTTGTGGTGGTTGGGGAGGGTTCTGAGGTTCAGGCCAAGCTGAAGGAGATTGAGGCCAACCTGGTTCAGCATCTGAGCTCAACAAAGCAGGCAAAGATCAGAACCGTATGTCGACTGGGACAGGCTAAGCTCCGCCTTCTTGGGGAAGTGATAGAGAAGGAGTTAGGTGAGTTTGTGCCAGGGGTGAAGGTAACACGCGGTGACTCATCTCAGTTGGTGCTGGAGGGCTCGGCAAATGAAGTCTGGACAGCCAGGCAGTTGGTTACAGAGAAAACTTCTCTGGTGATGGAGCGGGTAGTGTCTGGGGTGTCCCCCAACCTCCTGACTTTTCTGAATGAGGCATATGGTAGGCCTGGGTCCCTGGGCAGCCTGCTGGGATTTGGAAGCCAAGTACAGGTGGATCTAGGGGTCACAGAGCTCCGGTTGTTCGCACTCTCCCCTGAGAAACTTGACCAGGCAGAGAAGGCTCTGCTGGGGGAGTTTGAGGAGGAGATGATTGACATACTCAATTGTGACTCCTTCCCACCAGAACTAATGTCCATCATTGAGAAGAAGGTGATGGAGTTGAACCAACACAGACGCAGGGTGGTGGCCAGGTATGTCCCTGGTTGTCGAGTGCAGCTGCTGGGCCACGTTAAGGAGGTTCAGCAGCTGAGGGATGAGATCGAAGCCTATCAGATAGGCCAGTCCAGTGTTGACCAAACACTGCTTTTACCTTTCCCAGAGATAGCGGAACACCTACCAGAACTGCTGGAGAGATTAGGTGTGGACCACACTGGGGTGACACTCTACCCCTCAGCCTCGTCCGTCCGCCCCTCTGTGATGCTCCGTGGACCCTCTGTTCGGGTGGCCCAGGTCAGGAACAACTTGGGCCCCACTCTGGCCTCCTTGGTCCGCCAAACCATAACCATCGACCAGCCTGGGGCATTTCGCTACTTCCAGGGCCAGGGAACAGAGAATCTGGTGTTAGTTGGCCGCTCTCATCAATGCCTTATCCAGCTGGACAGCCAAGGTAGCACAGTTAGCAACGCAGGGGAGACGGTGGAAGGCGCCAGCTATTGCCTTCAAGGTGGTCTGCAGGTTGTGGTGCGCCAGGGGGACATCACCAAGGAAAAAGCGGATGCGCTGGTAAATGCTGCCAATGGGGATCTGGATCACGGTGGAGGTGTGGCTGCGGCTCTGAGTCGGGCAGGGGGGCCTGAGGTACAGCAGGCAAGCAGGGATCTGGTTAGGCAGGTTGGAAGATTAGCTACAGGTCGTGTGGTTGAGACCACTGGAGGGAAGCTGCCTTGTAAAATGCTGTTACATGCAGTGGGACCAGTAGGGGGCAGCGGGAATGAGCGCCCTCTACTGGAGAAGACAGTTAAAACAGCCCTCCATCTGGCAGAGACCCTGCAGCTCCAGACCCTGGCCATGCCCTGCATCAGCTCAGGGATATTTGGGGttcctctgaaggtgtgctccGAGGCCATAGTCTCTGCTGTGAGGGACTTTGGGAGGGAACAACGTGTCCTTACCAAGGTCACTCTGATTGATGTACGTACAGAGGTGGTGAGAGCCATGCAGGAGGCCTGTGATAGGCTGTTACTGGGGAGGGGGGAATCATCTGAGCGGGATGGAGGGTCCAGGACCACAACTACCACCACAAATACTTCTCATGGGGACACTGATACTTACACCAGGGGAGCAGTCGCTTCAGAGGCCTGTGTCCAGGTAGAGATTGTCCAGGGAACCATAGAGAAGCAGcaggtgagagggatcagcatAGCTTCAGCTGTGCTCCAACAACAGTCTGACTCCAGAttattcttttaatttttaCTCTTTATTCCTTTGCTCTTTGTCTTTCCTATAAAtgttctttctcttcctgtgtCTGAAGGTGAATGCGCTGGTTTCCCCCATGGTTGGTAGTGACCCCCTTTCCTCTCGTGTGGGTAATTTATTGTCTGAGGCAGCTGGACCAGAGATGATGGCTGCTTTTCTCAGAGAATCAGGGGGACAAAGTATGCCTGGTGAAAAAATCCTAGTGGAGGGACTGCCTGGTTTCAGCTCGGGGCGTGTATTCTTCCTCAACTGTGCACCCTGGGACAACAACCCCCAAGGACCAGCagtacaagtgtgtgtgtgtgtgtgtgtgtgtgtgagaaaccTCAACCCAAGTCTCTGCTTAGGCCCCAAGACAGAAAATGTTGACCTCTTGTCCAAAtctaagaaatatatttttttattatgaatgtgttttgtaagtttaaagaaatatatattttaggcgGATTTGTACAAATTAAAATTTGCTGTAAGTTTAAAAAGCATTAATAACATGCATATGAACCGTCATGTTTCTACCCTAGTTGTATTTTCTGTCTGGTCCTGTCAACTCTGTTCT from Esox lucius isolate fEsoLuc1 chromosome 24, fEsoLuc1.pri, whole genome shotgun sequence carries:
- the LOC105007125 gene encoding protein mono-ADP-ribosyltransferase PARP14; the encoded protein is MEMFNYPVFFELDNFDPVQKEKTEKYFKVRRKSGGGDCSSINQVRDNVYKIAFKDRAAQERVLQKAHHVLELPGGTRSLKVRGSLDPSTTTHCSDIGQLASPPDGPEHELHLDSYLLRYLKESPGAGRDLQQKLSSLRCSVQLLSEEGRAVVRGSGQAESCRAGVEDGIELGRWKLEVEKLFEQLVDRYKCHYEVDPRKVHTLLQSSTLGSEDVRMYGEGGEGFVVVVGEGSEVQAKLKEIEANLVQHLSSTKQAKIRTVCRLGQAKLRLLGEVIEKELGEFVPGVKVTRGDSSQLVLEGSANEVWTARQLVTEKTSLVMERVVSGVSPNLLTFLNEAYGRPGSLGSLLGFGSQVQVDLGVTELRLFALSPEKLDQAEKALLGEFEEEMIDILNCDSFPPELMSIIEKKVMELNQHRRRVVARYVPGCRVQLLGHVKEVQQLRDEIEAYQIGQSSVDQTLLLPFPEIAEHLPELLERLGVDHTGVTLYPSASSVRPSVMLRGPSVRVAQVRNNLGPTLASLVRQTITIDQPGAFRYFQGQGTENLVLVGRSHQCLIQLDSQGSTVSNAGETVEGASYCLQGGLQVVVRQGDITKEKADALVNAANGDLDHGGGVAAALSRAGGPEVQQASRDLVRQVGRLATGRVVETTGGKLPCKMLLHAVGPVGGSGNERPLLEKTVKTALHLAETLQLQTLAMPCISSGIFGVPLKVCSEAIVSAVRDFGREQRVLTKVTLIDVRTEVVRAMQEACDRLLLGRGESSERDGGSRTTTTTTNTSHGDTDTYTRGAVASEACVQVEIVQGTIEKQQVNALVSPMVGSDPLSSRVGNLLSEAAGPEMMAAFLRESGGQSMPGEKILVEGLPGFSSGRVFFLNCAPWDNNPQGPAVQALGRGVKRILTSCENQGFRSVAFPVVGTGVVLGFPHQVAAQVLLGAIHEYEQTRTTRTPFLVRIVILPSDRESAMAFQTSQSNLNLRGFQLKANPDQASFYRHVSTTQDEVSVMLGSVKLQLIFGDIISNLSDVVINTTDFSPNPSGVSKAILVAAGPTVQADLAQAGMPADLMCSTRPGQLACKEIIHVAFEHNTKRIRKVCKNILKLCERKGYQSATFPAVNTGAAGLNASSVCQAMLDGMVSAVMRPSSTTLTVIRIVMIKRPIFEAFRSELESRLGTVPPVSKMKGIARHIQTLTQSIASSLSINRPSHGFPPPPSAPPGLTVAPWMPPPAVLSVVGRDADAIVRAGRELESILGELLTLREVKGEDMWMLNEAELQAVQTEAKSLGVSLELREGGSDAGEVFYVFRGLKEDVLSVRELLDSALSGALRRQLIEKEEALVAQAVQWYMCRRRDVWMKLARHDNYVLEQAHLRGDIFAEVEGMDGGKVHVNLKNNTATDRNTGRTYEMKREENRELPPYWDNMSTGELLKKVQLLPTSPEYQQVASGFLSTTGMQFSILKIERVQNVFLWQAYAVCLQRFQAKNGVDQVGEKILYHGTKATTCDAIEKNGFDRSYASMTRYGVGVYFAVNASYSANPRYTPPDGVGHRRMYVARVLTGYYTVGNETMRHTPKRSSTENYDSLVDNQQTPSMFVTFHDDQAYPEYLITFT